The genomic window CCAATACTAAGCCCAAGCTGCTTCATGAACGGCTGAGGAATGCGCAAACCCGCACCATTACCCCACTTACCGATAGCCGTAGTCATAATACCTCCAAAGCAGATGGATAAACAATGTGTAAACTATGGTTGTATTTTATAGGCCAACCCACCTACATTATAAGGGTGGCGTACACGCCACCCTAAAAAGGGTCACTACTAGATACTAATAAGTATAATTACTTATTAGTATCTAGTAGTGACGATGACTTTTTCTCAAAAAAAAATTAAATAAACACTTATCTATATGATATCAAACGATAAAAAAATTCGCCGTGAAAGCATACCAATGATTTTAGCGGGGCGCTGGGGTTTTACGGCCTTAGAAAACTACGGATGGACGACAATACCTAACTCCTTGTTATATAATCAAAAAAAATTAGGCTTGGATAATACTGAGCTGCTTCTACTTATACATCTGATTTCGTTCATCCACTACGGTGATATGCCAGCATTTCCAGCTATATCAACCCTTGCAGACAGAATTAACCAACATCCAAGAACAGTACAAAGAACAATAAATA from Klebsiella sp. WP3-W18-ESBL-02 includes these protein-coding regions:
- a CDS encoding helix-turn-helix domain-containing protein — translated: MISNDKKIRRESIPMILAGRWGFTALENYGWTTIPNSLLYNQKKLGLDNTELLLLIHLISFIHYGDMPAFPAISTLADRINQHPRTVQRTINKLLKKKIITRKIRSKSSGDKGLSNVYGIEPLIDILANLQDAPSSTNLP